Proteins found in one Quercus robur chromosome 2, dhQueRobu3.1, whole genome shotgun sequence genomic segment:
- the LOC126712679 gene encoding calcium-binding protein CML37-like, translating into MKNTHDAASSSSSSPISMEEKPSSSSPKKSTLGRLRSKLSPRRKADKRSLSPTASNASKNHCSELRRVFDYFDEDGDGKISPSELQSCVRTVGGELSMDEAEAAVKTSDLNGDGQLDFEEFQKLMDAGGEEDKNEELREAFGMYEMEGSGCITPTSLKRMLSRLGESKSTQDCKAMIRMFDLNGDGVLSFDEFRIMMR; encoded by the coding sequence ATGAAGAATACACACGATgcagcttcttcttcctcctcttctccAATTTCAATGGAAGAAAAGCCCAGTTCAAGTTCACCGAAAAAATCTACTTTGGGAAGATTACGTAGTAAATTGTCTCCAAGGAGAAAGGCGGATAAGCGTTCTCTTTCACCGACTGCTTCCAATGCAAGCAAAAACCACTGCAGCGAGCTTCGAAGGGTGTTTGATTACTTTGACGAGGATGGAGATGGTAAAATATCTCCTTCTGAATTACAAAGCTGTGTGAGAACTGTTGGGGGCGAGCTGTCAATGGATGAGGCAGAAGCAGCCGTGAAAACATCTGATTTGAATGGAGATGGGCAGCTCGATTTTGAGGAATTCCAGAAGCTGATGGACGCAGGGGGAGAGGAAGACAAGAATGAGGAGCTGAGAGAGGCTTTTGGAATGTATGAAATGGAGGGGTCAGGTTGTATCACCCCCACAAGCTTGAAGAGGATGCTGAGTCGACTCGGCGAGTCCAAGTCTACTCAGGATTGCAAAGCCATGATTCGAATGTTTGATCTCAATGGAGACGGTGTCCTGAGCTTTGATGAGTTCCGAATTATGATGCGCTAA